Proteins encoded together in one Benincasa hispida cultivar B227 chromosome 1, ASM972705v1, whole genome shotgun sequence window:
- the LOC120080502 gene encoding DNA topoisomerase 3-beta isoform X2 → MFSDFPAGFQDWKSTDPLDLFQASVIKTESNPKAHIRQHLSREARGCDCLVLWLDCDREGENICFEVIECTGFGGNEIRKKVYRARFSSVTEKDILKALDNLVQPNKNEALAVDARQEIDLKVGVAFTRFQTTFFQGKYGNLDSRLISYGPCQTPTLGFCVQRHLQITTFTPEKFWSVCPYIMQNGYELNLDWERGKLFDCDVTAMFQKRVIEDGIAEVTEISEKQENKVRPSGLNTVNLLKVASSALGFGPQIAMQLAERLYTQGFISYPRTESTAYPSSFDFKGTLHTLMKNSEWGDYVRMLLSDGYSKPRSGTDVGDHPPITPMCLATEDMLGRDAWRLYQYVCQHFIGSLSSDCKYIRTKIQFSIAGELFNCTGSRVIVKGFTSIMPWLAVNEKKLPQFLKGEKIEVARVDLYQGNTTPPDYLSESELISLMEKHGIGTDASIPVHINNIGERNYVQVQAGRRLAPTNLGITLVRGYQCIDPDLCLPDIRSFIEQQITLVAKGQADHSSVVQNVLQQFKQKYCYFVKKIDHMDALFEAQFSPLADSGRALSKCGKCLRYMKFISSQPQRLYCGICEEVYYLPQKGAIKLYKELTCPLDNFELLIFSLPGPEGKSFPLCPYCYNSPPFEGIDTLYGAAKTNPSSGASSKGMGMPCFLCLHPTCRHSLITQGVCACPECSGTLVLDPVSAPNWKLNCNKCNCLVFLPQGAHRISTRNEKCADCDSTIIEVDFNKKTTPLEGGATLFVGCILCDEFLHSLLEMKHGKSLFRGRGSRGRGRGRGRGGRGRGRNSGRPMDPKMSFRDF, encoded by the exons TTATTGAGTGCACTGGATTTGGTGGCAATGAAATTAGGAAAAAAGTGTATCGTGCAAGGTTTTCTTCCGTTACTGAAAAGGATATTCTGAAGGCTTTGGATAACCTTGTTCAACCAAATAAAAATGAGGCACTGGCTGTTGATGCACGACAAGAGATAGATTTGAAAGTTGGAGTCGCCTTTACACGATTTCAGACTACCTTTTTTCAGGGAAAATATGGAAACCTTGATTCCAGACTCATCTC CTATGGGCCATGCCAAACTCCCACGCTTGGGTTTTGTGTACAGCGTCATTTGCAAATAACTACCTTTACGCCAGAAAAATTTTGGTCTGTGTGCCCTTATATTATGCAAAACGGCTATGAACTTAATCTGGACTGGGAACGGGGCAAGTTATTTGACTGTGAT GTTACTGCAATGTTTCAGAAGCGAGTAATAGAAGATGGAATTGCAGAAGTAACAGAAATATCAGAGAAGCAAGAAAACAAAGTTCGACCCTCTGGACTAAACACAGTTAACCTTCTGAAG GTTGCTTCAAGCGCACTAGGATTTGGACCTCAAATAGCAATGCAACTTGCTGAACGATTGTATACGCAAGGTTTCATCAG CTATCCACGTACGGAAAGTACGGCTTATCCTTCTTCATTTGACTTCAAAGGCACTCTACATACCCTAATGAAAAATTCAGAATGGGGTGACTATGTACGGATGCTTCTATCTGATGGATACAGTAAACCACGATCAGGAACTGACGTAGGTGATCATCCTCCAATTACTCCAATGTGTTTAGCAACTGAAGATATGCTAGGGAGAGATGCTTGGAGATTGTACCAATACGTGTGTCAACACTTCATTGGGTCTCTGTCTTCTGACTGCAAGTATATTAG GACGAAGATACAGTTTTCAATAGCTGGAGAATTATTCAATTGTACTGGGTCACGTGTTATAGTAAAAGGATTCACCTCCATTATGCCATGGTTGGCAGTAAATGAAAAAAAACTACCTCAGTTTCTGAAGGGAGAGAAAATTGAAGTTGCAAGAGTGGATCTTTATCAG GGGAACACCACGCCTCCAGATTATTTAAGTGAGAGTGAGTTGATTTCTCTCATGGAGAAGCATGGAATAGGTACGGATGCATCGATACCTGTACACATTAACAACATAGGCGAGCGCAACTATGTTCAG GTTCAAGCGGGGAGGAGGTTGGCTCCAACTAACTTGGGCATCACCTTAGTTAGAGGTTATCAATGTATTGATCCAGATCTCTGTTTACCAGATATTCGAAGTTTCATTGAGCAACAGATCACTCTTGTTGCCAAAGGTCAAGCAGATCATTCTAGTGTTGTGCAGAATGTATTGCAACAGTTCAAGCAAAAGTATTGCTACTTTGTTAAGAAG ATTGATCATATGGATGCTCTGTTTGAAGCACAATTTTCTCCCCTTGCCGATTCAGGACGTGCTTTGAGCAAATGTGGCAAATGCCTACGgtatatgaagtttatttctTCCCAACCACAGCGTCTGTACTGCGGTATATGTGAGGAAGTTTATTATCTTCCTCAGAAGGGAgcaataaag CTGTACAAGGAACTCACATGCCCTTTGGACAACTTCGAGCTCTTGATTTTTTCCTTACCTGGTCCAGAAGGAAAGTCATTTCCTCTTTGCCCATACTGCTACAATAGTCCTCCATTTGAGGGTATTGACACATTATATGGTGCTGCTAAAACCAATCCAAGTTCTGGAGCATCGAGCAAGGGAATGGGCATGCCATGCTTCCTTTGTCTGCACCCAACATGCCGACATTCTTTAATAACCCAAGGAGTTTGCGCTTGCCCAGAATGTAGCGGGACGCTTGTCCTAGATCCAGTGAGTGCACCTAACTGGAAACTCAACTGCAACAAGTGCAATTGTCTCGTCTTCCTTCCTCAGGGTGCTCATAGGATTTCGACCAGAAATGAGAAATGTGCTGATTGTGACTCTACAATTATAGAAGTGGACTTCAACAAGAAAACAACGCCATTGGAGGGTGGAGCTACATTGTTTGTTGGTTGCATTCTTTGTGATGAGTTTCTCCATTCACTTCTGGAGATGAAGCATGGAAAATCATTGTTCAGAGGGAGAGGTTctagaggaagaggaagaggaaggggaagaggaggaagaggaagaggacgTAATTCAGGGAGACCTATGGACCCGAAAATGAGTTTCCGAGATTTCTGA